In Odontesthes bonariensis isolate fOdoBon6 chromosome 9, fOdoBon6.hap1, whole genome shotgun sequence, the following proteins share a genomic window:
- the nectin3a gene encoding nectin-3-like protein isoform X2 codes for MEKRATRERTLPCNGLRLLTSLLILYGLTGVSSNQVVVPEKVNAVLGKNITLGCRIEVSSNLSLTQSSWERRLPSGTITLAVFNPVYGTSYSADYGKRISFVSPSIRDATITLEGVGFADIGSYTCKVATFPLGNTQASTFVNVLVEPKVYVSAGPTALLDGGNESLVATCIAERGRPAAEVFWDTELYGRSERQSQDESNGTTSVNVHYMWKPQSYAQGKTLTCVVRHQALQTEFRIPYTLNIQFAPIVSIEGTDKNWYVGQANVKFTCGAKANPPARRFTWIRLDGLMPQGVVISNNSLAFSRPLERNDSAIYRCEVMNDIGLRSQEVTFFVQDPPPTTTAPSTTASLLHDTSGTGTAVDQRRALFTSPTLASIPDSSLGTIVGGAVGGVLFLILLLILGGACFMRQRRTFRGDYYTKQYLGPSDMQKESQLDVLQPHELQEVYGDKMSKGSQELKPKLGGDIIYPDYTPERKERDDWADRGDIHRGIKEGNYYPDHYNTQNMHPCGPPVHSPIVNNGSPYLPEDCFDNGTDSDYVSHMDGSVISRREWYV; via the exons GTGTAAGCAGTAACCAGGTGGTTGTTCCTGAGAAAGTGAATGCAGTGCTGGGAAAGAACATCACTCTTGGCTGCAGAATAGAAGTGAGCTCCAACCTGAGTCTCACTCAGAGCTCGTGGGAACGTCGTCTTCCTTCGGGCACCATTACCCTGGCAGTGTTCAATCCCGTGTATGGAACGTCATACTCGGCAGATTACGGAAAGCGCATCTCATTTGTTTCCCCTTCAATACGGGATGCCACCATTACTCTTGAAGGAGTTGGATTTGCAGATATTGGGTCTTACACCTGCAAAGTGGCAACATTTCCTCTGGGAAATACACAAGCATCAACCTTTGTAAATGTACTAG TGGAGCCAAAGGTGTACGTGTCAGCGGGCCCCACAGCTCTGCTGGATGGTGGGAACGAGTCACTGGTGGCGACCTGCATAGCAGAGCGTGGACGCCCCGCTGCTGAGGTTTTCTGGGATACGGAGCTGTATGGGCGATCTGAGAGGCAGAGTCAGGACGAGTCCAACGGCACCACCTCCGTAAATGTGCACTACATGTGGAAGCCTCAGAGCTACGCCCAGGGGAAGACGCTTACCTGTGTGGTGCGCCATCAGGCTCTACAAACAGAGTTCCGCATACCCTACACGctaaacattcagt TTGCACCAATAGTATCAATTGAAGGAACTGACAAAAATTGGTATGTGGGTCAAGCAAATGTGAAATTCACCTGTGGTGCCAAAGCCAACCCACCTGCCCGCCGCTTCACATGGATCAG GCTGGATGGATTGATGCCTCAGGGTGTTGTGATCTCAAACAATAGCCTTGCTTTCAGCCGCCCTCTCGAGCGCAATGACTCTGCAATCTATCGCTGTGAAGTGATGAATGACATTGGTCTCCGCAGTCAGGAGGTGACCTTCTTCGTACAAG ATCCTCcccccaccactacagcccCCAGCACCACTGCTTCCCTCCTCCACGACACCTCCGGAACCGGCACTGCTGTGGATCAGCGGAGAGCCTTGTTCACCTCCCCCACCCTGGCTTCCATCCCTGACAGCAGCCTGGGCACTATAGTTGGCGGGGCAGTGGGTGGAGTTCTGTTCCTCATCCTCCTGCTGATCCTGGGTGGTGCTTGTTTTATGCGCCAGCGCAGGACCTTCAGAGGGGACTACTACACCAAACAGTACCTGGGGCCCTCTGACATGCAGAAGGAGTCTCagctggatgtactgcagcctCATGAGCTGCAGGAGGTCTACGGGGACAAAATGAGCAAAGGCAGCCAGGAGCTAAAACCCAAACTGGGTGGGGACATCATTTACCCCGACTACACCCCAGAACGGAAGGAGCGGGACGACTGGGCTGACAGGGGGGACATCCACAGGGGCATCAAGGAGGGAAACTACTACCCAGATCACTACAACACCCAAAACATGCATCCCTGCGGGCCTCCGGTGCACAGCCCCATTGTGAACAACGGCTCCCCCTACCTCCCGGAGGACTGCTTTGACAATGGTACAGACAGCGACTATGTGTCCCACATGGACGGATCTGTGATTTCACGCAGAGAGTGGTATGtttga
- the nectin3a gene encoding nectin-3-like protein isoform X1 has translation MEKRATRERTLPCNGLRLLTSLLILYGLTAGVSSNQVVVPEKVNAVLGKNITLGCRIEVSSNLSLTQSSWERRLPSGTITLAVFNPVYGTSYSADYGKRISFVSPSIRDATITLEGVGFADIGSYTCKVATFPLGNTQASTFVNVLVEPKVYVSAGPTALLDGGNESLVATCIAERGRPAAEVFWDTELYGRSERQSQDESNGTTSVNVHYMWKPQSYAQGKTLTCVVRHQALQTEFRIPYTLNIQFAPIVSIEGTDKNWYVGQANVKFTCGAKANPPARRFTWIRLDGLMPQGVVISNNSLAFSRPLERNDSAIYRCEVMNDIGLRSQEVTFFVQDPPPTTTAPSTTASLLHDTSGTGTAVDQRRALFTSPTLASIPDSSLGTIVGGAVGGVLFLILLLILGGACFMRQRRTFRGDYYTKQYLGPSDMQKESQLDVLQPHELQEVYGDKMSKGSQELKPKLGGDIIYPDYTPERKERDDWADRGDIHRGIKEGNYYPDHYNTQNMHPCGPPVHSPIVNNGSPYLPEDCFDNGTDSDYVSHMDGSVISRREWYV, from the exons CAGGTGTAAGCAGTAACCAGGTGGTTGTTCCTGAGAAAGTGAATGCAGTGCTGGGAAAGAACATCACTCTTGGCTGCAGAATAGAAGTGAGCTCCAACCTGAGTCTCACTCAGAGCTCGTGGGAACGTCGTCTTCCTTCGGGCACCATTACCCTGGCAGTGTTCAATCCCGTGTATGGAACGTCATACTCGGCAGATTACGGAAAGCGCATCTCATTTGTTTCCCCTTCAATACGGGATGCCACCATTACTCTTGAAGGAGTTGGATTTGCAGATATTGGGTCTTACACCTGCAAAGTGGCAACATTTCCTCTGGGAAATACACAAGCATCAACCTTTGTAAATGTACTAG TGGAGCCAAAGGTGTACGTGTCAGCGGGCCCCACAGCTCTGCTGGATGGTGGGAACGAGTCACTGGTGGCGACCTGCATAGCAGAGCGTGGACGCCCCGCTGCTGAGGTTTTCTGGGATACGGAGCTGTATGGGCGATCTGAGAGGCAGAGTCAGGACGAGTCCAACGGCACCACCTCCGTAAATGTGCACTACATGTGGAAGCCTCAGAGCTACGCCCAGGGGAAGACGCTTACCTGTGTGGTGCGCCATCAGGCTCTACAAACAGAGTTCCGCATACCCTACACGctaaacattcagt TTGCACCAATAGTATCAATTGAAGGAACTGACAAAAATTGGTATGTGGGTCAAGCAAATGTGAAATTCACCTGTGGTGCCAAAGCCAACCCACCTGCCCGCCGCTTCACATGGATCAG GCTGGATGGATTGATGCCTCAGGGTGTTGTGATCTCAAACAATAGCCTTGCTTTCAGCCGCCCTCTCGAGCGCAATGACTCTGCAATCTATCGCTGTGAAGTGATGAATGACATTGGTCTCCGCAGTCAGGAGGTGACCTTCTTCGTACAAG ATCCTCcccccaccactacagcccCCAGCACCACTGCTTCCCTCCTCCACGACACCTCCGGAACCGGCACTGCTGTGGATCAGCGGAGAGCCTTGTTCACCTCCCCCACCCTGGCTTCCATCCCTGACAGCAGCCTGGGCACTATAGTTGGCGGGGCAGTGGGTGGAGTTCTGTTCCTCATCCTCCTGCTGATCCTGGGTGGTGCTTGTTTTATGCGCCAGCGCAGGACCTTCAGAGGGGACTACTACACCAAACAGTACCTGGGGCCCTCTGACATGCAGAAGGAGTCTCagctggatgtactgcagcctCATGAGCTGCAGGAGGTCTACGGGGACAAAATGAGCAAAGGCAGCCAGGAGCTAAAACCCAAACTGGGTGGGGACATCATTTACCCCGACTACACCCCAGAACGGAAGGAGCGGGACGACTGGGCTGACAGGGGGGACATCCACAGGGGCATCAAGGAGGGAAACTACTACCCAGATCACTACAACACCCAAAACATGCATCCCTGCGGGCCTCCGGTGCACAGCCCCATTGTGAACAACGGCTCCCCCTACCTCCCGGAGGACTGCTTTGACAATGGTACAGACAGCGACTATGTGTCCCACATGGACGGATCTGTGATTTCACGCAGAGAGTGGTATGtttga